The window aGTCTTCCTTCATATGATGAAAGAAAATGTGTTTGGACCTAAGCATTCGATTGTTATATATGATCAGTTCAATTTTCATGCATGTCCTTTTCCGGTGTGTGTGATTCAGAAGAAACTCTTATATTGTCAAACTTACGATGATCAGCTTGTTGATTGGGACCCTTGAGCAGAGTCATAACAACATGGGAACAAGACAGAAATATAATAAAATCACTCACCTCAGCATCATGTGATAATCATCATGCTTTGCAGGCAGCAACTCCTCAAGAATTAGGGATTGTCGGAATGCATCGACATCCTGTAATTCCTCTATATCCCTAATATCCTCAATCGAAATGGAATTGACTCGAGTGTTGCTTTTCCTCCTGTTCTTTTTCCTTAGAGAATGCTTGAACTTAGTGGACGCATTTATTGCCTTTTTCTTCAAGGATGCAATTCTTGTCCTCCTTTCATCTTCTGAGTTCTCAAAATCTGACTTTCGTTCTTTATGATCCTCATGACTCGAAAGCCCCTCAAAACCTACAATACATTAAAGAAGTCACTAACGAACATTTAACACCTCAGACGTCATGATATCAGATATTGTGCAAGGGTCAACAAAGTGTAATGAATAAGAAGAAAATCCTTCAAAGAAGAGACAACTGTAGGACTTCCAAGTAGGCCGCTCATGCCTCAAAACTATCCCCAGTAGTTTCACTGTAGAATTTAGAGTTTGCAGATAAGACAAATTTACAATAATTCATGTATAACTTCACCAAGTCCTATGTAATTAATTTACCAGCATCTGAACCACTCATGACGATGTAAAGTCCAAATAAATGTTAACACTGGCGGTAGTGACCAAATAACGCCCTTTTTGAATGGAAAAAAGGACTTCTTTCACTGTGAGCTCCCAAGGTATCAGAACTAAAATACAGATAAATCCAGATATATAAACAGAATAAGTCATAACTAAAAGGAACTGAAAATAAACATCTGAACCTTATCAATCAATGAAATCAACCAAGAAAGCAAGTAAACCAGTTAACATTTTTAATGCAATGATATACTGATGGTTTGTCAATTGCTACAAAAACTTGAACCTTTTCTTGAAGATGAATCATGAGGtgcaaaattttaaataaaacagTACCCAGGCCTCTTTAAGTGGGCTTTTAGTCACAAAATGCTAAAATACTGCCAAAAGTTTAACCCAAAGACTAATAAGCCGATGTTGGAGCAAAAGAATAAtagatctttaacaaacttatcaCTCAATAAAACTACTTATACCAAATGCAAACTGAGACAGAAAATGATGGAAGGAAAGAAGACACTGTCACAAACGGAAAAGAAATTTCCCGATCTTTCGCAGTTACAGTTTTACAGAACACTCAGGTTAATCAGATAGGATATTGAtagatttaaagtttgagaaaatAAGATGTAGTTTCAGCTTTCTTAATCCAGTAATTGGTCAATGGACTAGATTAGAGTATCATAATCCATGTAGGAACTTAAGATGAAGAAGTTCGATAGTCTCATGTGTGTTTGCTTGTAATTAGATCTTTTATTTCCTGCAATTAAGAATGCAAACTAAAAGCATTGATTTAGTTATGGATAAATCAGATTTTATGCAGTCTATCATCTAGTTTGACCTGTTCACTGACAATGAACTGTAAGGGTAAGATCAGGAAATATGGAGTTCGTTACTCATAAAAAAGACAAAAACTGACACTTGGCCTTCCCTGTTTGCATCTATCTCATTACAACATTAATTCCTGCTCTGGAACTTTGGGAGTGTTGGGAAGAACTCTAATAAAACCTGCCCGAAAGATAAATTCACTTTATACTTTTGCATTGTGCGTCTTCaaataaaatagaaaagaaaacctTTTGTTACCATATCGTAAAAGAAAGATTATCAATGACAGTGTGTTACTAGGTTAATGTATAAAATAACAGCCATTAACATGGATAAGATAATTTCAGTTGAAATCCCTTTATGTTTTCATTCTTTTTTCTATTCTATATGCTGTTATTGGATTCAGGAATATTTCATTTTCATGCATAAGTAAAGGAATTATGTCCAACAAATGCACATACATAATATCACTGTGGCTAAAAGATTGAGCTTCTGTTCTCTCTGTTTCAACCGTGCAATGGATTGAGAGATGTTGGACCCTTCATGCAAGAGGCCACTTTATTTCTGGGTAAAAGATGTCATTGTCATGCCTGACCAGCTTCAACCCCGGACTTGTTTGTTTATTTGAATCTGGTCAATAATAAATCATCATGCAGAGTCTTTTGTATTTTGGATTGATCGACATCAATATCTAATGACAATTTGTTcagaaatattatatatacattatGTCCAGAAACATGGGTGAATCTAACATTGTTTAACCTGCAACTGACATGTTAAAGCTGCAACTGACACCGAGGATTAGTTTACACTGAACAGTCATCAGTTTTTAATATATACCATAGGATCAGAAACCACTTGCAGCCGCGCAAAACAGCAAACCACTGATTCACAGATTAAGAATTCTCCAATCGATCATCGATATACCGAACGGAACAAGAATACAAACCCATCATGTCATATGTTTTCAACAAATAGATGAGGATTAACATCGCGTCTTGATACGCCAAGTTCTCAGATCAGTCGCTGGTATATAGAATGGAACAAAATAAAAACTCAAAATGCCAATGCAAGAAACAAGATGTTGGTTCATCAAAAAGGAAAGACGAACGATCCAATATCTCACGCAAAAGCGAACGGGGGAAGAGTCCGTAGCGACTCACAGGGCCAAGCGAACCGATCGAAAGAGCCCGACATGGGATGCGCAATTTGATCGTCGGGATCGGGAGGACAAGCAAACACTGATGAGAATTGTATGCTACCTGAAACCACATTCCCATCAGAAACCCTATAGAACCGTAGGAGAGCCCAGAAGCGACCAGATTCTGATCAAAGTACCTCGAATGGATGGGCTCCGCGAAATGGATCGACTGGGGAGGCAACGCGAGACAGATGAGCGTGTTTGGAGTGGAAGGATCGTCGAGTGAGCTGTAACGAGACTGCAAGCAAGCTGCGAAAGGGATGGAGGGTTTcgtggatgaggaggaggaggaggaggcaatgTATCGCCGGTTCCACTCGATTCCTCGGCGGAGATAACGCGGAATGGAGAAGGAAAAGGATCCCCAATTTCTTACATTGCTGTTAACCGAACGAGTGGAGCGGGGGTCTGTTCGCAGAAACAAGAAACTCATTtccaagtagagagagagagagactgcgcTGTGAGGGTCCCAGGTCGCTTTTCTCTCATTCCCACGTGGCGATGCCGGCTATCGGTAGACAAAGTCTGGAGCGGCGGCTCCTGACGTCGTGACAAGCAGGGGGCCACGAGAGGTCCACGGTGGGACCTAGAAGCGCTGGGATGCCGCTCGGGAGGGTGCGTCGTCGTCGGAGTCCCACGTGACATGACGGGTCACCTGCAAGTCTCGGACGGGTGGCCCAAAAGTTGAAGCCCGTCAGAGAACTAGCCACTCACTCTCTGGTGGACTGGGATCCTCGAACACGTAGCAGCCCTTGGCACTTCGCAGAGCCTGCAATTTCCCCGGGTTGACCATGCATGATGCGATTAGTATATCGATTCAAGTCGGGCAAGCGGCTTGGGGAGTCGCAGAGTAATGTGTGACCTGGGAGCACCAGGTAGCCGACGCCATCTGTGTGTTGTGGGGATGCTGATGGGCCCATCTATTGGGCCGTGCGTTGGATTTTGGCATGGGAGTAGTTGGAATCTCCACTCGGGTCACAATGAACCCATCCGATGTGTCATTACATGACGAATGATACAATTATCATTATAGGACTGGCACTTCCGGATTGGTTCTTTAGGTGAGCCAGAGATCATTTGCGAGACCCATCACCAATTAACAAGTGCATTATTAGGTGGTAAAGAGCAATAACTACTCATTTACGGATGTAATCAAATACCACTGACTGTCCCTTGTGTTTATTTAATGGTAAACTATCTTTCTCCTCTTCCGTAGCATGGCATACACCATTCGGAAAGCTTCCGGTCACGATTGGTTGCTAACTATGCATCGGAGTCTCGGCGAATGCCGGTTAAAATGCCCAAATAGATCGATCTCTGCGTCGTTATGCATCCTACCTACGTTATTATTGATTTCTAGCTCGTAAAGTGACTTGTTTCTGCTTTCTCAAAAAGACAAAGTGAATAATACGACACGACGATGGGAGAAGCTTAACCCGAGCGTGGGCCCTATAAAAGTGTTTGTCGTTCCATCAAAACCGGCAGCTGGATTCGTCCCTCGATGTTCTACCACCAAACGTACGGTACACGCTGTGGAGGCTAGTATTAAATAGTGCATCCGAGGCTCGGTGGTGGATTCTCGTTCTCTCGGTAGGTATGTTTTGTTTGCTCTACTTTGTGATAGGGCAGCCAATACCGCGGTACTAATAAGATACTTTGAAGTGAAAGAAGGAGGACATGGGGCATAATTAAAGGCCTCCGAGTGGAATCGATGATGATAAGATGCGGCCTCATTTAAGAAAGCTTCCCTTTATCTCCTAACTCCGGCAGTCGATTATGGTGGATGTAGAAGAGCACATTCATTGATTAGGTCATGTGTATGCAATCCCGAAAAGCCAACACGGCTTTTAAAGCCACAAAGCATCGTGCTATACGGCTCTTGTTTATATTATGCCAGTGAAAATGGAGTTCTTGATGCTTGGATGAGTAGGTTTTGCGTCCAAAAACTCGTGGGCTGTTCGGGTGGGTGACATAGTTACGGCGGCAGATGCATGTAGGTGACGTGGTCCGACTATCTTTCCACTCGAAAGATGCCGTCCGGCAGATTCCCATGCCTCAGGTACCGGTGCACTAACAGGATAAATAAATGTACGAATCCTATCTCATCGATGAGCTTAAGTTTTTAGATGGAATGAGAATCTGCAGTGGAGTGCGCATTAATAAGATAGATTTGTAAGGATATATAGTGCTTAAATGTTTTTAATGGAAGGACAGCAGTCAGTCGTACCATAACAAATCACATTTAGATTATTATTCGCTAGATTCGATACTTACATTGACCGGTCACTAATTCTACTGGACGTGGCCCACGTACCACACGACACTAATGCTACCTTAATAGTTGAATGCAGAGGAGGAAACATGAAAAGCGTTGAACATTAAATACAGGAGCAACGCATTTCTTATCTATCAGAAAAATGACCACCGTCGCGACGAATCTAAGGGTTAAAATAATCTTTGTTAGTTTCTTTTGGATAGCTTGCCAATAACTTGAACTTTGCCATTCGTACATAGTAAGTAATCTACGACTAGCATCCTTAGAGCCTCTTTGATTCGAGAGAAAGATTAAAAAAAGTAAAGTCAAACTGCGACTCATTTTTGTTTGGAAATTAATATTTAGATGTTCCATAAATTTTAATTCGAAGCCCATATTATCCGACTAGAAATTGTTTTCCGAGACGAGACACCAAAGGTGGAAACCAAAGAGAGGACGATAAGGATAGGAGTCGATTAACTTGAGATGGATAGACACCGCTGATGACAGCAGATGATATAGAGTCGAAACATGTGGCAGTAGAAACTATCGCTGACGGTGGGAGGGAGTGGGAGGAAgggtaagaagaaaaagaaaagagaggagaTCAGGTTGGAGTTGGAACGCGGATGCTGTCAGTCATGAAAACTAAATATAAACAAGAACGTGGACACAGTTTCTTCCTTGAGCATACGATTCATTCTTTCCGCAGGCATCGTGCAACACCTAAACACAGCTTACAAAAATCCAGCAAGAGAAGATGCCTGGGACAGCCAAGGGAATATGAAGTAAGGCTCGGTTGTCTTTAAGATCAAGTAAAGCTGGATAAGCAACCATGAAAACGGAGAGAAAACAAGGGAAAAGCATCAGCAATTAGTGGCTCCCCTGAGATAGAAAATCCTCTACTTCAAATCTCATTTACTCAGAATAGCATGCTAGTTCAACCAGATCAGTTTATTATGATATTTAATCCTTCTCTACATAGCATCCAAGGGATGATCGGTCATCCTAGAATTTCAACTTGATGAACAGGGGACAAAGGTATCGACCGCAACATGCATACACAACAGGGTCAAGTTGTGGAACGACCGAATTCTGAAACCAAGAGCGGGGAAGAACGACACGACAAAAAAGTGCACATACGTAGCACACCGCATTAATTAATTCAGCTATGCGTAGCCTCTTCCTCCGTCCTCCTTAATCCCATTCTCCTCCTCATCATCCAAATCTTTCGTGCAATAGTGCTGAAACCGATCTGCGACCGCTTGTGGGATCGACATTAGGACAGTGAAAGCCTGTAAATCGCCGATAACTGGCAGGAACAGACAATAGATCTCGCTCGCCAGAGGACCCATGTGAAGTGGCCTTCCTTCCCCGAAATCCAAGTCCTCCAACCCCAGCTTCGTCCATGGAGAGATGACCAAGCTTGATGACAGTTCCGGTTTCACCTTCCTCACGTCCAGCAGATCAATCATGGACCTCACGTAGTCGTCGTTCAAGCGTTCCTTGGCCTCCTGCACCAATTTGACGGAATAATGTGGGTTCGACGCAATCAACTCCTCCACAGAGGTCTCCGCGCATGCTAGAACAAAGCCGTTGCCATAGTAGCCGCTGGGGAGCTCCGGCTTTAACCTCTGACGCATGTTCATGGAAAAGAGGAGCTTGATATGGAGGGAGGCTGGAGGATCCAGTGACTTGATCCAGGCACGCCATACATGCGAAGCCAAGACTTCGAAGGAGGTGCATTTGAGCGAGGGAACACATTGCTGCTTGAGATGAAGGATGTGGGAGGTGGTGAAGGTCAGGGAAACAGGGACCAACGGCTGCGACAGAAGGATCTGCGTGATGTAGTCGCTGTCAGGACCAACCCGGGGCAGAGGACGGCTGAACTCAGGATGGGAGAATGCAATCTGGGGTGGATCTCGAGGCTTCAAAATGTGGCGGCCGTGAAAGGGATTCGTGGGAAGGTTGGCATTAGACTTGGACGTGATGAGGGCCCACGCATGGAGGAACTGTGCTGTCCCGATACCGTCGCAAAGGCAGTGATTTATTGCAGTGCAGAGGATCATACCGCCACAGCTAAGATGAGTCATCTGACCACATCCATAGATAAACCAGTCAGTGATATAGATATAGTAGCTGCTACGCCCTCCTCCTGTCTAGCACCGACAGCTAAAATGTTAATTGAATATTGCGATTTTGAAACCAAAATCCATGAGCCAACAAATTAAGAACGCTGCGCTTTGAGAAAGGAAGATGCAACGATCGAGTCGTAAGAGGCAAATTTCTGTCTCAGTTCTTCGGAAAGCAACCGAAAACATTGCGGAAGGGGAAGACTAGAAGATAATTAGCACAGGAGAGGTGGATTCTCGACATCTTGTTCTTGATGAAGGCAACAGGATCTTTtggtaaatctctctctctctctctctctctctctctctctctctctctctcacacacacacacacacacacacacgcacacattcGTGAGCCTGaaacaaaaagaaaggagaaataaTTGTAGTAAGAAAGAACCAGAGCATGATACTTGATGTAGCTGGTCGGAGTGGAGAAGATGTTATGGCAGAGCATAAACAGGGCCCAAAAGAGTGGGAAGGGAAGTCTAAGAGACAGGAATATGGCGGTCTCTGAAAAAGGAACTTGGTACAAGGTTCCATAACCCAATCCAACGCGAATCCTTGGCCACTTTAAGAGAGCATATTGACGATCGGGGTAGCAGTTGAGACAAACAGCCGACAATATAGAGAAAATAGAAGCGGAATAAAGAGAAAAGAGAAGCGCTGGTACACCACTTTTGCCCATAACAATATACTTTGGAGGGAAAATTAAGAAACGTCTCCAACAATATCACATGTTAATTTATTAGATTGCCATTACTCTTCGAGCTCCACCCGCAACTACGGTCTCACACCTCCTTAGCGGATCATCCACGCATTGCAAGGGTACACGACCGCCGCTGACGGCCAAGTTGCTGTATCAACAACCCTTTTAACTCACATTCGATCGACAGGGACTGGAAAAAGTTACTCTAAGTACTTATTTACCCTAAAATTGTACTTGTGACAAAACTTCCTGGTCTTGATTGTGTACATGGGACACATAATATCATGTTTGAACTGATCAGTCCCATAGATTTTGTGTGTTTAACCATGGCCAGCTCTCACACCAGAAACCTAACCGAGAAAAAGATGTAAAAGAGCAAGCGAcccaaaagaaaagcaaataagTCCAAAAACCAAACAAGACtcgaagacctaagaattcacctCCGGTGAagcaaaaggaaaagaagagaagtGGTCGGGGCACGCCGGAACACTCACCTGAACGATAAGTGGAGGAACAGCCACGAAGCTCTGTGCTTCGACCTTGTACAAGAGCTTCCTCCAGGACCTGTTGGGCCTTCTAGACCCTTCCAGAAACTTCTCCACCGTGAGATCCACATAGCCCTCGGCCAGAAGTGCCCCCTCCCCGTTGCAGTCCACTTCCAGCTTCTCCCCATCCTCCGCGCTGGTCGTCACCCTCCCTGCGAGAGGGTAGTAATCCACGAGAACCTTTGAGAGAGAGGTCCTCAGGGCCTCCCACCCCACTGCTTTCTTGTACACATAGAGGTACTTAATGGAGAACCTCAGGAACTTCTGGTCGTCAAGGTTGGAGAGGTAGAGGGTGTGCCTCGGCGTGCTGCTGCTTGGACACACCAAGCTGGGCTCTTTTGGGTAGTAGCAATCTGGGATTTCTATGGATTTGGTCATGGCTTGCACTTGTGTGACGCTACAAGCCTCCCCGACGAGGATGATAGCAGCGCATAGAGATAGAGGTATCGGAAATAGCAGGGAGTAGGAGAGGTAAGGGAGATGCGAAAGGGACCGGTGGGAAATAGGAAGCAGAAGCGGATGGCATTTGTAGGTGAAAAAGGGTTTAAGAAGCAAGGGAGAGAAAGGTAAGTGGGTCATAGCAGCACTGAACAGTTGTCGGAGATAGATGCACCGGTGGAttgggaaaaagaaagaaaaagtcggTCAGCACACTCGCAGTTTTTATACCCGAGTGCAGTGTGAGTGGGGGCATAATCGGTTGATTGTAGCGGCTGGAGGACAAAGCAGCATGTAACTCCATCGCTTAAGCTGGACGGGCCCCACCTTGCTAGCAAATCAGGGCCAGATTTGATCGATTTTAGCTGAAGAACATCACAAAGTCAGGACATGCTTACTTgttgataaaataaataaaaaagaaataaaaattgattaTAACAACAAGAATAATATCTCCCTCTCGACGAATGTAAGGGTCCAGACTCCGGAACGAGAAATCAGCTGGATATTGCACGTGAATCAACGGCCCCTTTCACCAACTTAGTGGCGTAATGGATTAGAGAGGATGGTCCCTCTTCTCGAGTTGGCAGGAGATCTTGTGACACGGATGATAGACGCTTCATGTGATCGTCAGAATCTCAGCGCCGATGGAGACTGGTCCTATAGATTGCGCTCGCACTGTCAACATATATGCTGCTCCATGAGAATTGCGTCCTTTCTTGGTTCATGTGTTCGTCGCACCCCCCCCGCGTACATGCTTGCTTACTCGGAGGACATGCAGAATGGTGCAGGCTATGCCGAGTGAATAAGAAGAGACGTGGCAGAATAAGTTGGTAATTCCGGAATACCTTCTGTAACATTGATGGCCCATTAATATGTGAAGGAAATCACAAGAAGCACATTGCACATCTGGTTCTATAGTGCAGAAAGAGATAAGTGGGACGGGATAGGACGAACGGCGTGACCAGTTtcagaaagaaggaaagaaagaaaagcaaaagtGGAAAGCATCCTTTGAGAAACGTGCTCGACGAGTCATCCAACTTTTGGCTCGGCGGGCGTCACCGGGCACTGTGATGCAATGCTGATGGATTACCGTCCCAGGTCCCAGCGTCGATCCATCATCACACCCATGTCTGCCGATGCCATGCATGCGTTGTATTCGGCGTCGCTTGCTCGACCGACACCACCGATGGCACCATTAGCAGTGAGTCGATGTGATGGTCGAGCCACGCGGCATGCGATGTGATGCCACTGTTTCTCTGGAGAAGATAGATAAGAAAAACAAACTAATAAATGAagagagatcgagagagagagagatggccgtGTACCTTTCGGCAAGCGCCGCCTTGTTCATTTGGCATGTAATTAGTTATAATCCAGATCGATTCGGATTAAATAGAACATCATCGATCATCCCATCGTTGCAGACACACCACAAAGTAATAAGGCTTTTCAACTCgttagggaaaaaaaaagaaaagaaaaggaaggatggatggatggatgggtgGATGGTTCACACGATCATTCTCTACCGATCATTAGCTCCTGTCCCTGTTTGATGCTTCAAAACTATTAAATCCGACAAATCCCATCAGCCGACGCTGGGATGACGGTACAAATCTTTTCTTCCTACGAGCAGGCAGCGCTCGCATGTATTGTCTTCATTATCCAGCATGCGTCCCGTCCGAATGCATCGTTCGTTTTCTCTTCCATCCTTGCTGATGGGAACGCGCGCCTAGCCACAATCCCATAGATTTCATTTTCTATAGCTGTCATGGCAATAGATCCACCACCCTAGCATGTCCCGTTCTCGTACTTCCATCCAGATGAAGTTGACTGAAACAAGGATGAATTGTTATGGCGGCCGTTCcaaactcttttttcttatttatatgaAGATGTTGATGTGTTGGAAAATATATATTCACACACATTCAAAGCACCTCACGACTCTCTTTCGATCGAACATATAGACCTGGCTATTGGCTTGTCTTTAATCGAGATGTCAAATCGGTCACGGAATCAAATGTTGGAATCATTCACGACATCGGTACGTGTACCTCTTGACTCTGGCAATTAATGTGCCGACACAGAAATAACTTGGAAGAAGGGTAATTAGTGAGCCTGCTGGTCCGCGCTGTCTATACATATACGTACGTGAAAGCCAtccagggttttttttttttttttttaagtctcGGACGGCGCTGCTGAAACCACAATATTGCGCTGTTACCTAAGCTGTgttgtaagtataaaaattattattatatttttttattatataataaaattaatattagatactaaaattaaataataataaattaagtatACGAATTGTGCGATAACTTACAAAGTCTTATCTGATTTACAGACATACTATTATCGGATCAGAAAGCTATAAACATGTAAAGAGAATTAAACATGTATTCTCTTCGGTTTCCATCCATTAAAGGATCGCTATGAATAATGAATTAATaatgaaaggaaaaaaatatgaaagaaaatCTATAATATCTCAATAACTACACCAAAgatagaaaatatatataatctcttaataataaaatattgcaTCACGAATTCACGTTAAGTcctagaataaataaataaattaaaaactatttaaaaataattttacttaattatattttgaaacataaaaattattttacacatgcatatgaattttataaaatagaccaataaatctaataaatataataatatcatattaagttTGATTATCAATGTAAGTCATAGTGATTATATCTCATCAATGTCATAATTTCTTCTATATATCGTAATTTTGTTAGCCCTCtctaatgaaataaaaaataactcatgtaatttattttgtcaagataatcctattatcatattcaattataatatgtATAGATATAAACATAAATAGGCTAGTagtaataaataactttaattctgTAAATAAGAATTTCAATTATAATGTTCACTCAAACATATATTATTATCatatcttttatgatttactcATAAACccaatcataattttatttttttcaagcaCTTTAGACTATAAGTCTTAAATTAAAGGATCAACAATCAATACAATATAATTCAAATTcttaattgacattaattatttttaatctttttctcTGACTATTAACTATTTTATATGATAATACATATAACTACTAGAGTATTTACTATTCTTAGTGAAAAAAATTACTGTGATATGTCACAATGTATTTTCAATAATCAAGTCTATAACTTGATTAATGACCTCAAATCATACCACAAAATTAGCTTCtactatttataatataatttatatcgCATTATTATTGTAAATTGTCCCTTTAACTAATATAGATATAAATTGTAAAGTGTATTTTctattatcaaaataatttacAGAATCAACATATAAAAATACAATCATTTCAAGctgatttaattttatatatgtaAGTATGTAATCATTCATTCTATCTAGATATCTTAGtacatttttttatcattttagtgTTTAATTCCTAGGTAACTCTAATATCTATCAAATATTCTAATTATAAAACTGATATATGATATAGTATAAGCTCAAACATATAATATATTTCTAACTGTGCAttcataagaaatatttttatttaattattttctaagtcatttaaaaaaatacttgctttaccaaaaaaatttactTCTATTTGCTAAACAAAGCTGTATACTAAATTTCTTCAAGACTCCATCAATATATTTTTCAAAGATAGAGCTAGTAAACCTTAAGATTTATTCATAAATATCTCAATaccaataatataatatatttcatttatatcaatcTTCTTAAAATTCTTGATGGAAAAATTCTTGATTTGATACAATAAACCAATATCATTAATGGTAcgta of the Musa acuminata AAA Group cultivar baxijiao chromosome BXJ2-10, Cavendish_Baxijiao_AAA, whole genome shotgun sequence genome contains:
- the LOC135625137 gene encoding alcohol acyltransferase 9-like — translated: MTHLPFSPLLLKPFFTYKCHPLLLPISHRSLSHLPYLSYSLLFPIPLSLCAAIILVGEACSVTQVQAMTKSIEIPDCYYPKEPSLVCPSSSTPRHTLYLSNLDDQKFLRFSIKYLYVYKKAVGWEALRTSLSKVLVDYYPLAGRVTTSAEDGEKLEVDCNGEGALLAEGYVDLTVEKFLEGSRRPNRSWRKLLYKVEAQSFVAVPPLIVQMTHLSCGGMILCTAINHCLCDGIGTAQFLHAWALITSKSNANLPTNPFHGRHILKPRDPPQIAFSHPEFSRPLPRVGPDSDYITQILLSQPLVPVSLTFTTSHILHLKQQCVPSLKCTSFEVLASHVWRAWIKSLDPPASLHIKLLFSMNMRQRLKPELPSGYYGNGFVLACAETSVEELIASNPHYSVKLVQEAKERLNDDYVRSMIDLLDVRKVKPELSSSLVISPWTKLGLEDLDFGEGRPLHMGPLASEIYCLFLPVIGDLQAFTVLMSIPQAVADRFQHYCTKDLDDEEENGIKEDGGRGYA